A single genomic interval of Coccidioides posadasii str. Silveira chromosome 1, complete sequence harbors:
- a CDS encoding uncharacterized protein (EggNog:ENOG410PHGF~COG:G~TransMembrane:11 (i114-133o168-187i199-217o229-247i259-281o287-309i379-401o413-434i446-467o516-535i547-566o)), translating to MDLQPEKGGESLRPEEGEEMKPEGAKAIYDIERRGSDGKLNAIFENPLAQVSRHQLMADVERFCTRYNLMDHIDTFKKGALVSQNPDGALDLPELTEEDKVALRREKTHKWSQPMALFHLTIMCSIAAAVQGMDETVNNGAQRLYLERFNIKPFSDGGRFSQAMTDNLTGLIVGAPYLACAILGCWLTEPMNRYTARRGTIFITCMIAALASVWEGLANSWVNLFLARFFLGLGIGSKSSTVPIYAAECAPAPIRGALVMMWQMWTAFGIMLGNIMGVAFGGLEPDLAWRLMLGSTVVLPLIVCAQVYYCPESPRWLIEHNKIEKAFESFLILRPTELQAARDLYYAYVGVEIERKINRGKGFFSMLWELFTIPRNARATLASTIVMWLQQFCGVNIIAYYSTTIFVDSGYSMSSALLASMGTGILNWVFAIPAFLTIDTWGRRNLLLFTLPWLALFLFWSGFSFWIEPDDPQSKTRLGMVTAGMYLFEVFYSPGEGPVPFTYSAEAFPLHVREVGMSWATAVTWCFNFIISFTWPHLRSAFKPQGAFAWYAAWCLIGWFLVLLFLPETKALTLEELDQVFSVPTGKHAMYQLKNCVWHFRTWVLRQKLEPLPKFYTHADKLG from the exons ATGGATCTACAACCCGAAAAGGGAGGAGAAAGCCTTCGACCAGAAGAGGGGGAGGAAATGAAGCCCGAGGGTGCTAAAGCAATATACGATATCGAACGTCGGGGCTCTGATGGCAAGCTAAATGCCATTTTCGAGAATCCTCTCGCACAGGTTTCGAGACACCAGCTGATGGCTGATGTGGAACGATTTTGCACGAGATACAACCTTATGGATCATATCGACACTTTCAAGAAAGGGGCTCTGGTATCCCAGAATCCCGATGGCGCGCTCGACTTACCGGAACTCACTGAAGAGGACAAGGTAGCCCTACGAAGGGAAAAGACTCACAAATGGTCGCAGCCAATGGCCCTTTTCCACCTTACCA TAATGTGCTCCATCGCCGCTGCGGTTCAAGGTATGGATGAAACGGTAAATAACGGTGCCCAAAGATTGTACTTAGAG CGATTCAACATCAAACCGTTCTCGGATGGTGGACGGTTCTCGCAAGCAATGACGGACAATCTGACAGGCCTTATCGTCGGTGCTCCATATTTGGCCTGTGCTATTCTCGGGTGCTGGTTGACGGAACCTATGAATCGATACACCGCCCGTCGAGGCACCATTTTCATCACATGCATGATAGCCGCTCTCGCTTCGGTCTGGGAAGGACTGGCTAATTCCTGGGTTAATCTCTTCCTAGCTCGCTTTTTCCTTGGTTTGGGTATCGGGTCAAAGTCTTCTACCGTGCCCATCTACGCTGCAGAATGTGCGCCGGCCCCGATTCGCGGAGCTCTGGTCATGATGTGGCAGAT GTGGACGGCATTTGGTATCATGCTTGGAAACATCATGGGTGTAGCATTCGGTGGTCTGGAGCCTGATCTCGCCTGGCGCCTGATGCTAGGATCAACTGTTGTCTTACCACTCATCGTCTGTGCTCAAGTTTACTACTGCCCAGAATCTCCAAGATGGCTCATTGAACACAATAAAATTGAAAAGGCATTTGAATCTTTTCTCATTCTCCGTCCCACCGAGCTCCAGGCTGCCCGCGACCTCTACTACGCATATGTCGGGGTCGAAATAGAACGCAAAATAAACCGAGGAAAGGGCTTCTTCAGCATGCTCTGGGAACTCTTCACAATCCCACGCAACGCCCGCGCAACCCTTGCATCGACCATCGTCATGTGGCTCCAACAATTCTGCGGCGTTAACATTATCGCATACTATTCCACTACCATCTTCGTCGACTCCGGGTACAGCATGTCATCCGCCCTTCTCGCTTCTATGGGCACCGGGATTCTTAACTGGGTCTTCGCGATCCCTGCGTTCCTCACAATCGACACATGGGGCCGACGCAACCTGCTCCTCTTCACCTTGCCCTGGCTCGCCCTGTTCCTCTTCTGGTCTGGCTTTTCCTTCTGGATCGAGCCCGACGACCCGCAGAGCAAAACAAGATTGGGCATGGTGACCGCAGGCATGTATCTCTTCGAAGTATTCTACTCTCCCGGCGAGGGACCCGTGCCATTTACATACTCTGCCGAAGCCTTCCCACTACACGTCCGCGAAGTTGGCATGTCCTGGGCGACAGCGGTAACATGGTGTTTCAACTTCATCATCTCCTTCACCTGGCCGCACCTGCGGAGTGCGTTTAAACCACAGGGTGCTTTCGCCTGGTATGCGGCCTGGTGCCTTATTGGCTGGTTTTTggttcttctcttccttccAGAGACAAAAG CTCTTACCCTTGAAGAACTTGACCAAGTATTCTCCGTCCCAACCGGGAAACACGCCATGTACCAATTGAAAAATTGCGTCTGGCACTTCCGCACCTGGGTCCTGCGCCAAAAACTGGAGCCACTACCCAAGTTCTACACCCACGCTGACAAGCTGGGttaa
- a CDS encoding uncharacterized protein (EggNog:ENOG410Q584~TransMembrane:2 (o6-27i153-172o)): MEPTVLVTLFAGLMVFSSWFSVPLTTINPQRPVAERLVGCFQLTAAAQGVSTLYCRFNHPKTDFSILLNQTLPSVDPAHGETHKLWLSEAAAADSTPTGVVTTSLIPTPTAPFGGAQHVVFDNLFDNGAEYPEWFIASLGSLLGDHVRRHPNIYTVVVGLLSVQVLVMTWFARQIQTLTRESREQSEEAGSKLVQAQLAEEQGRVNSLIAKLERYTVDFPSLDQRLSQLSATVNSWPQQIPKLVGDGLVQIRTQVDQFDAIFEQLRKQVNDLASAPEKNTGIDVQDTPFLQSLQEQVRQLVCQWEGKPWELPHSELAARIHGVNERLEQLTPKQGGDTNELFDQIKRLQKDLDQWKDSVVVNSEFANVEADLRLITKKVDSKPWTESITEVGNTVKSLNRELHSFKEISSALNIEQKSLASDVKLIDQFVNQLKAEQPWKRGRSLTEDQLTAVNEFTTLKGSLATKEDTRVLAEAIRRTEGSLESWISETWPVDLHKLEKSSRALEQSLKSEMDSTRRHCATHEDVKFACASVGRQVSDDLKILDKEIDSLKGDVNGLSAKVTDLAARPVGGSVQSTVTIEELLKVKDMAREADNSAISAELAVDNFRDRMSAAEREIAGTNTLLRYHEFDIASCAAKLGVQRKKVTFDGAPNPFGPAPTGSTAPEPQSKGEAKPDKPGSSTPALKEEKPAASQASPAATGSDSKSEPKSDKKIEQPSTGSASEESAKLEGKTETASKPSNASKSVEPKSPGLEASMWATAGPTETKPTGLEASRWAPQTPEPKPAGLEASRWAPQTKSSPGGSGQKKGNSKKSKKAK; this comes from the coding sequence ATGGAGCCAACAGTACTCGTGACGCTCTTCGCAGGGCTCATGGTCTTCAGCAGCTGGTTCTCTGTGCCCCTGACGACAATCAACCCACAGAGGCCGGTGGCCGAGAGACTGGTGGGCTGCTTCCAGCTCACCGCCGCAGCACAAGGCGTGTCAACGCTCTATTGTCGCTTCAACCACCCCAAGACTGATTTCTCGATCTTGTTGAATCAAACGCTGCCGTCGGTTGACCCGGCTCATGGGGAAACCCATAAGTTATGGTTGTCAGAGGCGGCAGCGGCCGATTCAACTCCCACAGGGGTAGTGACGACTTCGTTGATCCCAACTCCTACTGCGCCTTTCGGAGGTGCTCAGCACGTTGTATTCGACAATCTTTTTGACAACGGCGCCGAATACCCTGAATGGTTCATTGCCAGCTTGGGCTCACTTCTCGGTGACCATGTGCGGCGGCACCCCAATATCTACACCGTCGTTGTCGGCTTGCTGTCCGTTCAAGTCCTTGTGATGACGTGGTTCGCCCGTCAGATCCAAACACTCACCCGTGAGTCCCGTGAGCAATCGGAGGAAGCTGGCTCTAAACTTGTTCAGGCTCAGCTAGCAGAGGAACAGGGTCGTGTCAATTCACTTATCGCCAAACTCGAGAGATACACTGTCGATTTTCCATCGCTCGACCAGCGACTCAGCCAACTGTCAGCAACCGTCAACTCTTGGCCACAACAAATCCCCAAGCTAGTAGGTGATGGACTTGTCCAAATCCGAACGCAGGTCGACCAATTCGACGCCATATTCGAACAGCTCCGGAAACAGGTCAATGATCTCGCCAGTGCGCCAGAAAAGAACACGGGAATTGACGTCCAGGATACCCCCTTTTTGCAATCCCTCCAGGAACAGGTTCGACAGCTGGTTTGTCAATGGGAGGGAAAGCCATGGGAGCTGCCGCATAGCGAGTTAGCTGCTCGGATACACGGTGTCAACGAACGGTTAGAGCAGCTGACACCTAAGCAGGGCGGAGACACGAACGAGTTATTCGACCAGATCAAGCGACTGCAGAAGGACCTCGACCAGTGGAAGGATTCCGTAGTGGTGAATTCCGAATTTGCCAACGTTGAGGCGGATCTCAGGTTGATCACAAAGAAGGTGGACAGCAAGCCATGGACTGAATCAATCACCGAAGTGGGCAACACGGTCAAGTCTCTGAATCGAGAATTGCACTCATTCAAAGAAATTTCGTCTGCCTTGAACATCGAACAGAAAAGCCTGGCCAGCGATGTGAAACTCATTGATCAGTTTGTGAATCAGCTGAAGGCGGAGCAACCGTGGAAACGGGGTCGCTCCCTCACTGAGGATCAATTGACAGCGGTTAACGAGTTCACGACGCTCAAAGGCTCCCTGGCGACGAAGGAGGATACCAGGGTTCTTGCAGAAGCTATTCGGCGGACGGAGGGCTCCCTGGAATCCTGGATCTCGGAGACTTGGCCCGTGGATCTTCATAAGTTGGAGAAATCCTCCAGAGCATTGGAGCAATCGTTGAAATCGGAGATGGACTCGACCCGAAGACATTGCGCCACCCACGAGGATGTCAAGTTTGCCTGCGCTTCCGTTGGAAGACAGGTCTCTGACGATTTGAAGATCCTTGACAAGGAAATCGACTCGCTGAAAGGCGATGTCAATGGATTGTCTGCCAAGGTGACGGATTTGGCGGCTCGGCCGGTTGGTGGCAGTGTCCAAAGCACTGTCACCATCGAAGAGCTGCTCAAGGTCAAAGACATGGCAAGGGAGGCTGACAACTCGGCGATCAGTGCCGAACTCGCGGTCGACAATTTCAGGGACCGGATGTCCGCTGCGGAACGAGAAATCGCGGGCACCAACACCCTCCTCCGATACCACGAGTTCGATATCGCCAGTTGTGCCGCCAAACTGGGAGTTCAGCGCAAGAAAGTCACCTTCGATGGTGCCCCAAACCCGTTTGGGCCAGCACCAACAGGATCAACAGCGCCTGAACCCCAGTCCAAGGGTGAAGCGAAGCCCGACAAGCCCGGATCTTCGACTCCAGCTTTAAAGGAGGAGAAGCCAGCGGCTTCACAAGCTTCGCCAGCGGCAACGGGCTCTGACTCCAAGAGCGAACCCAAGTCGGACAAGAAAATCGAGCAGCCCTCGACCGGTTCGGCCTCTGAAGAGTCTGCTAAGCTCGAAGGGAAGACAGAGACAGCCTCAAAGCCGTCAAACGCTTCAAAATCTGTCGAACCCAAGTCTCCCGGGCTCGAGGCCAGCATGTGGGCGACTGCTGGCCCGACCGAAACCAAACCCACGGGACTCGAGGCAAGTAGGTGGGCGCCCCAGACGCCTGAACCGAAGCCTGCCGGATTAGAGGCCAGCCGTTGGGCGCCTCAGACCAAATCCAGTCCTGGTGGAAGCGGCCAGAAGAAAGGCAATTCGAAAAAGAGCAAGAAGGCAAAATAG
- the TOP3 gene encoding DNA topoisomerase (BUSCO:94384at4751~EggNog:ENOG410PJ78~COG:L) produces the protein MGARILCVAEKPAIAKAVAQHLSGGALRTVAIRGNQYVKNYEFQFSFGPPWGNSSVTMTSVIGHLTALDFESEWRHWQSCPPGQLFDAPVVNDVDKDKIGIAENIRNKARQADALFIWTDCDREGEHIGSEVRTQAVGANPRIEVKRAKFSNTERAHVLRAARNPIALDERQINAVAARIELDLRIGAAFTRLLTLQLGALGGALSERLISYGSCQFPTLGFVVDRYFRVKNFKPEPYWSIKVTHARDGKTVNFTWSRGNLFDRAAVVMIFERCLTAKTAKVTKVNKKPTKKWRPLPLTTVDLQMMGSKFLRMDSQKVMKVAESLYTKGFISYPRTETDQFDKGIDLKKLIEKQIQDGVWGQYSQGLMAGGFKQPRSGRHNDQAHPPIHPVTYVAPSVLTADERRVYEFVVRRFLACCSDDAKGETSEVDIQYGDEKFHAQGLIVLERNYLDIYVYDKWESSQELPKFTVGEVFEPKEAKITEGKTTPPNYLTEPELIGLMDANGIGTDATMAEHIFKIKDRQYVATRRRGGNGRNSVEEFIPTKLGVALVEGYDNLVLDLADCPSLCKPFLRKEMELRMRDICAGTTTRRQVVSENLEMYRRVFVHTQRRIEVLKRSCRKYVFDEAE, from the exons ATGGGTGCTCGGATCCTTTGCGTCGCTGAGAAGCCTGCCATTGCCAAGGCAGTTGCCCAGCATCTATCAGGAGGCGCTCTAAGAACA GTTGCTATTCGGGGCAATCAATATGTCAAAAACTATGAATTTCAATTCTCTTTTGGCCCGCCTTGGGGAAACTCCTCTGTGACAATGACCAGCGTTATTGGCCATTTGACCGCGCTGGACTTTGAATCTGAATGGCGACATTGGCAGTCGTGTCCTCCAGGACAGCTTTTCGATGCACCGGTGGTTAATGATGTAGATAAA GACAAAATCGGCATTGCTGAAAATATTCGAAACAAAGCCAGGCAAGCAGATGCCCTGTTCATTTGGACCGATTGTGATCGGGAAGGAGAACACATTGGATCAGAAGTACGAACTCAGGCGGTTGGCGCAAATCCTAGGATTGAAGTCAAGAGAGCAAAATTCAGTAACACGGAAAGGGC CCACGTATTGCGTGCAGCGAGGAATCCGATTGCTCTCGATGAACGCCAGATAAACGCTGTTGCAGCACGAATTGAGCTGGACCTTAGGATTGGCGCGGCTTTCACTCGGCTTTTAACGCTCCAGTTAGGAGCTCTGGGCGGAGCTCTATCAGAGCGTCTAATTAGCTACG GTTCCTGCCAATTTCCCACCCTGGGTTTCGTGGTAGATAGGTACTTTCGCGTGAAAAACTTCAAACCGGAACCTTACTGGTCCATCAAGGTCACGCATGCACGAGATGGTAAAACTGTGAACTTCACCTGGAGTCGGGGGAATTTGTTCGACAGAGCTGCAGTGGTGATGATTTTTGAAAGATGCTTAACTGCCAAAACCGCTAAGGTTACGAAGGTCAACAAGAAACCTACCAAAAAGTGGCGCCCGCTACCCTTGACAACGGTGGATCTGCAAATGATGGGAAGCAAATTCCTTCGTATGGACAGTCAGAAGGTTATGAAA GTTGCGGAATCACTTTACACCAAAGGCTTCATAAGTTATCCTCGTACAGAAACAGACCAGTTTGACAAGGGGATAGACTTGAAAAAGCTTATAGAAAAGCAGATCCAAGACGGTGTATGGGGCCAATATTCCCAAGG TTTGATGGCCGGTGGATTCAAGCAACCACGTTCCGGTCGCCATAATGATCAAGCTCATCCCCCAATTCATCCCGTGACATATGTTGCGCCGTCCGTGCTGACTGCGGATGAACGGCGAGTCTACGAATTCGTCGTTCGTCGGTTTCTggcttgttgttctgacgATGCGAAGGGCGAAACGTCCGAAGTTGACATTCAATATGGCGATGAGAAGTTCCATGCGCAAGGACTCATTGTTCTAGAGCGCAACTACCTTGACATTTATGTATACGACAAATGGGAAAGCAGTCAAGAACTCCCCAAATTCACGGTTGGAGAGGTCTTTGAGCCTAAAGAAGCTAAAATTACTGAAGGCAAAACTACCCCTCCCAATTACCTTACCGAGCCAGAGTTAATTGGCCTCATGGACGCCAACGGGATTGGGACGGATGCTACAATGGCAGAACATATCTTCAAAATCAAGGATCGCCAATACGTGGCCACGAGACGTCGAGGTGGAAACGGTAGGAATTCTGTTGAGGAATTCATCCCCACTAAGCTTGGTGTTGCGCTGGTTGAGGGTTATGACAACTTGGTACTTGATCTTGCTGATTGtcccagtctttgcaaaCCGTTTTTACGGAAGGAGATGGAATTGCGTATGCGAGATATATGTGCTGGGACCACGACGAGAAGGCAAGTTGTAAGCGAAAATTTGGAAATGTATCGCCGGGTTTTCGTTCATACACAACGAAGGATTGAGGTCCTCAAGAGATCATGCAGAAAGTACGTTTTCGACGAGGCAGAGTAG
- a CDS encoding uncharacterized protein (EggNog:ENOG410PH50~COG:S~TransMembrane:5 (o53-71i83-103o109-128i149-174o194-214i)~BUSCO:10225at33183) — MALPTLTAVPDCANFTLTVQPFLSQFISLPPQIFEAGRDFESLKNIYVNTNPLVTAVAFSLLLVPLLLIVSEINRNYSQVDRLWSILPSVYNGHYVLWSYLNGVSTDRTWTIFVCTLIWSARLTYNYWRKGGYSIGSEDYRWTIVREKINNGFLLFLFNIFFISLTQSLLLLMITAPTYVFLVLNTVGTAPAFGLPDLAFSRGMIFFIIIEYFADQQQWDFQKAKQSYQQTARVPTEYKSTFSADDLNRGFVISGLWSWCRHPNFAAEQAVWLMLYVWSCYATQTYINWSGAGVLAYILLFQGSTILTESISASKYPEYDDYQYLVGKFIPIPWLGSGHKAMSKKKKTSHKQKSEKKTE; from the exons ATGGCGTTGCCCACTCTTACGGCGGTTCCAGATTGCGCAAACTTCACATTGACCGTTCAGCCCTTTCTCTCTCAATTCATATCCCTGCCGCCGCAGATATTCGAAGCCGGACGCGACTTTGAATCCCTCAAAAACATTTATGTCAACACGAATCCTCTAGTCACAGCGGTCGCGTTTTCGTTGCTGCTTGTGCCATTGCTGCTGATTGTGTCAGAAATCAATAGGAACTACTCTCAAGTTGACCGGCTGTGGAGCATTCTACCATCTGTTTATAATGGTCATTACGTTCTGTGGTCTTATCTGAATGGTGTCTCAACAGATCGAACCTGGACTATTTTTGTCTGCACCTTAATCTGGAGC GCCCGCTTGACATACAACTATTGGAGGAAAGGTGGCTACTCGATCGGCTCCGAGGACTACCGGTGGACTATTGTCCGCGAAAAAATCAACAATGGTTTCCTTTTGTTCCTCtttaatatcttcttcatctcccTGACGCAATCCCTTCTTTTGCTCATGATCACCGCTCCCACCTACGTGTTCCTCGTCCTGAATACCGTCGGCACCGCACCAGCATTCGGATTGCCAGATCTCGCATTCTCCCGTGGCATGATCTTTTTCATTATCATCGAATACTTCGCCGACCAACAACAATGGGATTTCCAGAAGGCGAAGCAGTCCTACCAACAGACCGCCCGTGTGCCCACAGAATACAAGTCTACTTTCTCCGCCGATGACCTTAACCGTGGATTTGTTATCAGCGGTCTCTGGTCCTGGTGTCGCCATCCCAATTTCGCCGCAGAGCAAGCGGTTTGGCTCATGCTATACGTTTGGTCTTGCTACGCGACGCAGACGTACATCAATTGGAGCGGCGCCGGTGTTTTGGCATATATCCTGTTATTCCAGGGAAGCACCATCCTGACCGAATCTATCAGCGCGAGCAAGTATCCTGAATATGACGATTATCAGTATTTAGTCGGCAAGTTCATTCCTATCCCGTGGCTCGGCTCCGGACACAAGGCGATGtccaagaaaaagaaaacttcGCACAAGCAAAAGAGTGAGAAGAAAACAGAATAA
- the AFG3 gene encoding AAA ATPase afg3 (EggNog:ENOG410PHG7~COG:O~TransMembrane:1 (o371-393i)~MEROPS:MER0002605~BUSCO:1562at33183), which produces MATFLRRPGNLARYSRRATECATYAARSARPRSLQQSQLSAFISAHRPRTYATVNQGDPEPPRDKRDEKNGPGENKDASDKQIRGSGGPEHNGNRNSSWPGPEQGPEGGKEPKQPEYQANKEEIEQIDKIVQSLKKTLPASQSKLIDDAGEELKRAGLPAEVKEVLKEVHQSKELSLATAAKLFRILSKHSWQVASKMTKKEGFKEGYFDGREEKARKESEESQKQEGGEQKGRQGQQGQQGHQGQQFKPFEFKFDAGNFLIGAFISYYIYRSLFPGETSKDITWQEFRTTFFDKGLVDKLTVVNRNKVRVELHREAVASMYPESPASQPNFHYYFTIGSVEAFERRLDDAQRELGIPSSERIPVAYSDEVPWLATLLSFGPTLLLIGSFFWLSRRAGGGAGGQSGIFGIGKSRARRFNHETDIKIKFSDVAGMDEAKVEIMEFVSFLKKPEQFQRLGAKIPRGAILSGPPGTGKTLLAKATAGESGVPFYSVSGSEFVEMFVGVGPSRVRDLFATARKNTPCIIFIDEIDAIGKSRAKQNFGGGNDERESTLNQILTEMDGFNTSEQVVVLAGTNRPDVLDKALMRPGRFDRHIAIDRPTMDGRKQIFGVHLKKIVTHEDMEYLKGRLAALTPGFSGADIANCVNEAALVAARGHASSVTMKHFEQAIERVVGGLEKKSLVLSPEEKRTVAYHEAGHAICGWYFQYADPLLKVSIIPRGQGALGYAQYLPAQGDTYLMNVRQLMDRMAMTLGGRVSEELHFDTVTSGASDDFNKVTRLATAMVTKFGMSSKIGYLYFEEDQQQLHKPFSEETAKNIDLEVRRLVDEAYKQCRELLEAKKPEIRLVAEELLSKEVLSRDDLVRLLGKRPWPESGEFAKYFDGTGGAGTLAPPPPPTEGGPSMSDHSQESDRPSP; this is translated from the exons ATGGCCACTTTCCTTCGACGGCCTGGCAACCTTGCTCGATACTCGAGGAGAGCAACAGAGTGTGCGACGTATGCGGCGCGGAGTGCGAGGCCTCGTTCATTGCAGCAATCTCAGCTTTCCGCGTTCATATCCGCGCACCGTCCCCGAACCTATGCCACCGTGAACCAAGGCGACCCAGAACCCCCGCGGGATAAGAGAGACGAAAAGAACGGCCCCGGCGAGAATAAAGATGCTTCCGACAAGCAAATACGGGGCTCGGGTGGGCCTGAGCATAATGGTAACAGGAACTCTTCCTGGCCAGGGCCGGAACAGGGTCCTGAGGGTGGGAAGGAGCCGAAGCAGCCAGAGTACCAGGCGAACAAGGAAGAGATCGAACAGATCGATAAAATAGTTCAATCGCTGAAGAAGACGTTGCCGGCCTCGCAATCAAAGCTGATAGATGATGCGGGAGAGGAGCTCAAGCGAGCGGGTCTACCGGCGGAGGTTAAAGAGGTCCTGAAGGAAGTCCACCAGTCGAAAGAACTTTCCCTTGCAACCGCGGCGAAGCTTTTTCGAATCCTCAGCAAACATTCGTGGCAGGTGGCTTCGAAGATGACCAAGAAAGAGGGCTTCAAGGAGGGGTACTTCGACGGTAGGGAGGAGAAGGCTAGAAAAGAAAGTGAAGAGTCCCAGAAGCAAGAGGGTGGCGAGCAGAAGGGTCGGCAGGGCCAACAGGGCCAACAAGGCCATCAAGGTCAACAGTTCAAGCCCTTCGAGTTCAAATTCGACGCCGGCAACTTTTTAATCGGCGCCTTTATCTCATACTACATCTACCGCAGCCTTTTCCCCGGAGAAACTTCCAAGGACATCACATGGCAAGAGTTTAGAACTACATTCTTTGACAAGGGGCTTGTAGATAAACTCACAGTTGTCAACCGCAACAAAGTACGCGTGGAGTTGCACCGTGAAGCCGTCGCGAGCATGTATCCTGAGTCCCCCGCCAGCCAACCAAACTTCCACTACTACTTTACGATAGGATCCGTTGAAGCCTTTGAAAGGAGATTGGATGATGCACAGAGGGAGCTTGGTATACCAAGCTCAGAGCGCATTCCTGTTGCTTATTCCGATGAAGTGCCATGGCTAGCCACTTTGTTGTCCTTCGGTCCAACGTTACTGCTCATCGGATCTTTCTTTTGGTTATCCAGACGTGCCGGTGGCGGAGCAGGCGGTCAAAGTGGTATCTTCGGTATTGGGAAAAGCCGAGCCAGACGATTTAACCATGAGACCGATATCAAGATCAAATTCTCCGATGTTGCTGGCATGGACGAGGCCAAGGTTGAAATTATGGAGTTTGTTAGTTTTCTTAAGAAACCAGAGCAGTTCCAAAGACTAGGCGCGAAGATTCCTCGTGGTGCCATCTTGTCAGGTCCTCCAGGTACTGGTAAGACGCTGCTGGCAAAGGCTACGGCCGGTGAATCTGGCGTTCCTTTCTACAGCGTCAGTGGTTCAGAATTCGTGGAAATGTTTGTCGGTGTTGGTCCGTCTCGCGTTCGTGATCTTTTTGCAACTGCGCGGAAGAATACCCCTTGCATCATCTTCATTGACGAAATTGACGCTATCGGTAAATCGAGAGCAAAGCAAAACTTTGGTGGTGGTAACGACGAACGCGAAAGTACTCTCAATCAAATTCTAACGGAGATGGATGGGTTCAATACCTCTGAGCAAGTTGTCGTTCTCGCTGGTACTAATAGACCCGATGTGCTTGACAAGGCCTTGATGCGACCTGGTCGGTTCGATAGACATATTGCAATTGATAGACCAACGATGGACGGTCGCAAGCAAATTTTCGGCGTTCATTTGAAGAAAATTGTTACCCACGAAGACATGGAGTACTTGAAGGGCAGATTAGCAGCATTGACACCTGGCTTCTCTGGGGCCGACATTGCAAACTGTGTGAATGAGGCTGCCTTGGTTG CTGCTCGTGGCCACGCGTCTAGCGTAACGATGAAACATTTTGAGCAAGCAATTGAAAGAGTCGTCGGCGGCCTTGAGAAGAAATCACTTGTCTTGTCGCCCGAAGAGAAACGCACTGTTGCTTACCATGAAGCTGGTCATGCCATTTGTGGTTGGTACTTCCAATATGCTGATCCGTTGCTCAAAGTATCCATCATCCCACGTGGTCAGGGTGCTCTAGGCTACGCTCAATATCTACCCGCGCAAGGCGACACCTATTTGATGAACGTTCGCCAACTTATGGATCGCATGGCTATGACACTAGGCGGCCGTGTTAGCGAAGAGCTTCATTTCGACACCGTCACAAGTGGTGCTAGTGATGATTTCAACAAAGTCACACGCCTCGCAACCGCCATGGTAACGAAATTCGGTATGTCGTCGAAGATCGGATATCTGTACTTCGAAGAGGACCAGCAACAACTACACAAGCCATTTTCCGAAGAAACTGCCAAGAACATCGATCTCGAAGTGCGACGCCTCGTTGACGAAGCCTACAAGCAATGCCGTGAGCTGTTGGAAGCAAAGAAACCAGAGATTCGCCTCGTTGCTGAGGAGCTTTTGTCCAAGGAGGTTCTCAGCCGTGATGACCTAGTCCGTCTCCTTGGCAAAAGGCCTTGGCCCGAATCTGGAGAATTTGCAAAATACTTTGATGGAACTGGCGGCGCTGGAACGCTTGCTCCGCCTCCACCACCCACCGAGGGCGGCCCAAGTATGAGCGACCACAGCCAAGAAAGCGACCGCCCTTCCCCTTAG